The following coding sequences lie in one Synechococcus sp. PCC 7336 genomic window:
- a CDS encoding alpha-keto acid decarboxylase family protein: MPQLAPHIFELLHRQGVQHAFGIPGDFALTLYDALAESEIEPVVMTHEPCVGFAADAYSRMRGIGLAVVTYGVGGLNMVNAVAGAYAEKSPLVVLSGGPGVKERQERGLLHHKVKSFDTQRRVYEEVTLYAATLDDPATADAQIHKAIDSAITFKRPVYLEIPRDRVYAEIEETSHPLPPLKQTDPDTLSEALAETLDMLQQAQSPVLLVGAEVHRFGLQERVVAIAEKLGLPVCATMLGKSAFPEGHPQYIGIYNGEAGDPYVRHRVEDSDCLLMVGVFLTDINLGMFTAHLDPGRTISVTSERLAIEHHEYVNVRFEDFIAALEEHPDLPQRDPAAIVSMRPRVAPDSSSVSMGGLIYELNQFIDSDTLLVTDVGDPLFAADDIRMQAGTSFLCPAFYASMGFAVPGAIGAQLADPFRRAIALVGDGAFQMTGMELITAKRLGLNPIVIVINNGSFTSLRSMGHEEAAFVNIPHLDYAQLATVLGGHGFAIGTGEELRQALRSARASNSFSILDVRLAADDISPALQHLSALFAKTLKG, encoded by the coding sequence GTGCCTCAGTTAGCTCCTCATATTTTCGAACTCCTGCACCGTCAGGGAGTTCAACATGCGTTTGGGATTCCGGGGGATTTTGCCCTGACCCTCTACGACGCTTTGGCAGAGAGCGAGATCGAACCGGTGGTGATGACCCACGAACCCTGCGTCGGGTTCGCTGCCGATGCCTACTCCCGCATGCGGGGAATCGGGTTGGCGGTGGTGACCTACGGGGTCGGCGGCTTGAATATGGTTAATGCGGTGGCGGGGGCCTATGCCGAGAAGTCGCCGCTGGTGGTCTTGAGCGGCGGTCCTGGCGTGAAGGAGCGGCAGGAGCGGGGGTTGCTGCACCATAAGGTGAAAAGCTTCGATACGCAGCGACGGGTTTACGAAGAGGTGACTCTGTACGCTGCAACGTTGGACGATCCGGCTACTGCCGACGCGCAGATCCACAAGGCGATCGACAGCGCCATCACCTTCAAACGCCCCGTCTATTTGGAAATTCCCCGCGATCGGGTCTACGCGGAGATTGAAGAAACCAGTCACCCACTGCCGCCCCTCAAACAGACGGACCCAGACACACTCTCGGAGGCGTTAGCCGAAACCCTCGACATGCTGCAACAGGCCCAATCCCCTGTGTTGCTGGTGGGGGCCGAGGTGCATCGTTTTGGCCTGCAAGAGCGAGTGGTGGCGATCGCCGAAAAACTGGGCCTGCCGGTCTGCGCCACGATGCTGGGCAAATCCGCCTTTCCAGAAGGACATCCCCAGTACATCGGTATCTACAACGGCGAAGCTGGAGATCCCTACGTGCGCCATCGGGTGGAGGACTCGGATTGCCTGCTGATGGTGGGGGTGTTCTTGACCGACATCAACTTGGGCATGTTCACAGCCCACCTCGATCCGGGCCGAACCATTTCCGTCACCTCCGAGCGGCTGGCGATCGAGCATCACGAGTATGTCAATGTGCGGTTCGAGGACTTTATCGCGGCCTTAGAGGAGCACCCCGATTTACCCCAGCGCGATCCGGCGGCGATCGTGTCGATGCGTCCGCGCGTTGCGCCCGATAGCAGCAGCGTTTCTATGGGCGGCTTAATCTACGAACTGAATCAGTTCATCGACAGCGACACCCTACTCGTCACAGACGTGGGCGACCCGCTGTTTGCCGCTGACGATATTCGCATGCAGGCCGGGACGTCATTTTTGTGTCCTGCTTTCTACGCCAGCATGGGCTTCGCAGTCCCTGGGGCGATCGGGGCGCAATTGGCCGATCCCTTCCGACGGGCGATCGCCTTGGTGGGGGATGGGGCCTTTCAAATGACGGGGATGGAATTGATTACGGCGAAACGGCTGGGATTGAATCCGATTGTCATCGTCATTAATAACGGCTCGTTCACCTCCTTGCGTTCGATGGGACACGAGGAGGCGGCCTTTGTGAATATTCCTCATCTCGACTATGCCCAACTCGCTACGGTGTTGGGGGGGCACGGTTTTGCGATCGGAACGGGTGAAGAGCTGCGACAGGCATTGCGTAGTGCCCGAGCCAGCAACAGCTTCAGTATTTTGGACGTTCGTCTGGCTGCCGATGACATATCGCCCGCTTTGCAACATTTAAGCGCCCTGTTTGCCAAAACCCTCAAGGGATAG
- a CDS encoding Glu/Leu/Phe/Val dehydrogenase, giving the protein METIFRFADDLGPAKIVHLYDPRTGLKAILAIDNVALGAAIGGVRMAPDVTTEEVFRLARAMTLKNAAANLPHGGGKAAILADPKLPRGEKEQLMRAFARAIAPFTDYIPGPDMGTDEQCMAWVYGEMGRAIGLPAQMGGIPLDEIGATGFGLAIATEVATGYCDVELEGARVVVQGFGSVGQHVAKFLAEKGAILVGVTDSQGTLFDPDGIDVAMAIALKRSGRSVIDLPRGKALDRDGAIDIECEIWIPAARPDVVRLDNIDRLQAKLVVQGANIPFTAAAEEICHAQNILVIPDFIANAGGVICGAVEYRGGTQADAFEAIEREIRVNTAAMLDEAVQAGRLPRHVAIELARSRIRARQDNRMSVS; this is encoded by the coding sequence ATGGAAACTATCTTTCGATTTGCGGACGATCTCGGTCCAGCCAAGATCGTTCACCTGTATGACCCCCGCACGGGGTTGAAAGCCATTCTCGCGATCGATAATGTTGCCCTCGGCGCGGCGATCGGCGGGGTCCGCATGGCTCCTGATGTCACCACCGAGGAGGTGTTTCGGCTGGCGCGAGCCATGACGCTGAAAAATGCTGCGGCCAACCTGCCCCACGGCGGCGGCAAGGCGGCTATCTTGGCCGATCCGAAATTGCCGCGAGGGGAGAAGGAGCAATTGATGCGGGCGTTTGCACGGGCGATCGCCCCCTTCACCGACTACATTCCCGGTCCCGATATGGGGACTGACGAGCAGTGTATGGCTTGGGTGTACGGCGAGATGGGTCGCGCGATTGGCTTGCCCGCCCAGATGGGGGGGATTCCGCTCGACGAAATTGGCGCGACGGGGTTCGGTCTGGCGATCGCGACTGAAGTTGCCACTGGCTACTGCGATGTCGAATTAGAGGGCGCTCGCGTTGTGGTGCAAGGGTTTGGGTCTGTCGGACAGCATGTGGCGAAGTTTCTAGCCGAGAAAGGAGCGATTTTGGTGGGTGTTACGGATTCGCAAGGAACGTTGTTCGATCCTGACGGGATTGATGTGGCAATGGCGATCGCCCTCAAGCGATCGGGTCGCAGCGTTATCGATCTGCCCCGAGGCAAAGCTTTGGATCGCGATGGGGCGATCGATATTGAGTGCGAAATCTGGATTCCGGCGGCGAGGCCGGATGTGGTCCGTCTCGATAACATCGATCGCCTGCAGGCCAAGTTGGTGGTTCAGGGGGCGAACATTCCCTTTACAGCGGCGGCTGAAGAGATTTGTCACGCCCAGAATATTCTCGTGATTCCAGACTTTATTGCTAATGCGGGCGGCGTGATTTGTGGGGCGGTGGAGTATCGAGGGGGGACTCAGGCGGATGCGTTTGAGGCGATCGAGCGCGAAATTCGTGTCAATACTGCTGCGATGTTGGATGAAGCGGTGCAAGCGGGGCGGTTGCCCAGACATGTGGCGATCGAGCTGGCGCGATCGCGGATTCGAGCCCGACAAGATAACCGCATGTCTGTCAGCTAA
- a CDS encoding aldehyde dehydrogenase family protein, translating into MTMATPLKSSLDLAPTQLLIDNEWVDSLSGKTFDTLNPATEEPICAIAEAGAADVDRAVSAAREAFELGEWAEMSPRRRGELLFALADLVEQHRDELARLETLDNGKPLSQSLSADLPLTVQCYRYYAGWADKIQGRTLPVDRPYFSYTRHEPIGVVGQIIPWNFPLLMQAWKLAPALAAGNTVVLKPASNTPLTALRVGELIVEAGFPAGVVNIVPGLGSVAGMAIASHPDIDKVAFTGSTKVGHSILAAAASSNLKRVTLELGGKNPNIVFADADMDAALAGAHFGLFFNQGQCCTAGSRLFVQDSIYDEFVDRSVERARNRIVGDPFDPETEQGPQVSQAQMDRVMHDIESGMREGARLLCGGNRIGDRGFFVEPTVFADVRDEMTIARKEIFGPVMSIIKFKDIDEVIRRANQTIYGLAAAVWTRDISKAHAIAHAIKAGTVWVNCYDVFDAAAPFGGFKQSGIGRELGEYALQEYTEVKAVTVKL; encoded by the coding sequence ATGACAATGGCCACCCCATTGAAATCGTCGCTGGATCTCGCACCCACCCAGCTACTCATCGATAACGAGTGGGTGGACAGTCTCTCGGGCAAGACTTTCGACACCCTCAATCCCGCCACTGAAGAACCGATTTGTGCCATTGCGGAGGCTGGCGCTGCCGATGTCGATCGCGCTGTCAGCGCTGCCCGTGAGGCATTTGAGCTGGGCGAGTGGGCTGAAATGTCCCCCAGGCGTCGTGGCGAGCTCCTGTTCGCCCTAGCCGATCTCGTCGAACAGCATCGGGACGAACTGGCTCGGTTAGAAACCCTCGACAATGGCAAGCCCCTCAGCCAATCGCTTAGCGCAGATTTGCCTCTGACCGTGCAGTGCTATCGCTACTATGCGGGTTGGGCCGACAAAATCCAGGGGCGCACCTTGCCCGTCGATCGCCCCTATTTCAGCTATACGCGGCACGAGCCCATCGGCGTCGTCGGTCAGATTATTCCGTGGAATTTCCCCCTGCTGATGCAGGCATGGAAACTGGCTCCTGCGTTGGCGGCAGGCAATACGGTGGTGCTCAAGCCTGCTAGCAACACCCCTCTAACGGCTCTGCGGGTGGGAGAACTAATTGTGGAAGCGGGGTTTCCTGCTGGCGTTGTGAATATTGTGCCCGGTCTGGGGTCTGTCGCTGGAATGGCGATCGCCAGCCACCCAGACATCGACAAGGTAGCCTTTACGGGGTCCACCAAAGTGGGTCACTCGATTTTGGCAGCGGCCGCCAGCAGTAATCTCAAGCGGGTGACGCTGGAGTTGGGGGGGAAGAATCCCAATATCGTGTTTGCCGATGCCGATATGGATGCGGCGCTTGCCGGGGCACATTTTGGCCTTTTCTTTAACCAAGGACAATGCTGTACGGCGGGATCGCGGTTGTTTGTGCAGGACAGCATCTACGACGAGTTTGTCGATCGCAGCGTCGAACGCGCTCGGAACCGGATTGTGGGCGATCCCTTCGACCCGGAAACGGAGCAAGGGCCGCAGGTCAGTCAGGCCCAGATGGATCGAGTCATGCACGATATCGAGTCGGGGATGCGCGAGGGCGCTCGCCTGTTGTGCGGCGGCAACCGGATCGGCGATCGCGGCTTTTTTGTCGAACCGACGGTGTTTGCCGACGTTCGAGACGAGATGACGATTGCGCGGAAAGAGATTTTCGGCCCCGTGATGAGCATCATCAAATTTAAGGACATTGACGAAGTGATTCGGCGAGCGAATCAGACCATTTACGGTCTGGCAGCGGCTGTGTGGACTCGGGATATTTCGAAGGCTCACGCGATCGCCCATGCCATCAAGGCCGGAACGGTTTGGGTGAATTGCTATGACGTCTTCGATGCAGCAGCCCCCTTCGGTGGGTTCAAGCAGTCGGGTATTGGCCGCGAGCTGGGGGAATATGCTCTGCAGGAATACACCGAGGTGAAGGCGGTAACGGTCAAGTTGTAG